The sequence below is a genomic window from Falco rusticolus isolate bFalRus1 chromosome 8, bFalRus1.pri, whole genome shotgun sequence.
ATGCTAGCAGCAATAAAACTTAATTCCTTTCTCCTGTGAGATTTTCAATAAACACGTGGTGTTCTGTGGCTCAGAGAGAATTTCTGCTTGAGCAAAATTGGTTGTGTTTACAGTTTAACTAGTCAGGGTAGGAGTTGAATGTAGTGATAGGCATCTAGTACCTTTAGTTGTCATGGCAAGTACTTCTGCGGTAAGAGCAACTGAGGTATGCCCCTTCACATGGTGTTAGTCATATGTTACTTTATTAATTAAGCCCTTGTACATCTTTTCCTGGCTGTACTAAATCTCACTTTTCATTCTTAATACATGCTAAATAGTATTAAGGAACAGCTCTGGAGTTCATCAGATTTTAAGCGACCTGTGCATTCCTCCTGCTTCAGAAAACTCAGAcactccttttttctttatgagcATAGCCTTATACAGAGGGAGACTGTAGGCCTGAGCATATCTCAacggggttttttttagtacttgcagattattttttaccTTCTCCAGCAGCCTTCAAGGCCGTTCTGCTGAAGATAGTCAAAATCACTGTTGAAGAACCCTAGCCATAATAGATCTGGGaagatgcttttatttgtgaGGAGCAGTGTTGCTGACTTCAAGGCTGCCACAGACTTTCTTGCAGTCTGCTTCACCAGTGAGACACTTGCTTTTACTGTACATGTTTATCATGAGACAACAGAGCTAAGTAACCAAGCAGCAAAATTAAGAAGAGGGTACTTGTGCATGCTCATTTCTCATTGAGTGGACTCCTTTGCATGCACTGTTGCCACACCACAGCCTCTGTCCTCAAAGCAGATCCTGTTAACTCAGCAAAACATTGTAATTGTAAAACCTGTATACGTAGCTCAGACTCTGGGCCTGTGTAGGGGTCATGTCAGAAAGGCTGAGCCATACTGATGTGTTTAGTGAATTCCTGGTCGGCATTATTCAACCTGCTGTAACTGCTTACAGAGGCAAGATAGGTGCAGACAAGTTCACAGAATTGAAAGCTGTATCTCTTCCTCAGAAACTCCACTTTGATGTTCTCCATGTCAGTTCATAGCTCCTATATTTGTAAAGCTGCCACCTTACCTCCTATCTTAAATCCATCTTTATGATGGCAAGGATAGGTTTTAACCACCAGATCGTATCTGACATGAGCTTAAAAAGTGATGAGCTGTGGTTTCTTTTGTATCTTGAGCTGCTTCGGTTTTGTTCCTCATCCTCCCTGCTCTGTCcatattttcagctgttctgtcCTCCAGATTTTTTGGTCTAGCACCTAGGTTGCACACTCTCTGGATGggaattttttatttgtccAAGTAGTGCTTGGCACAGTGAAGGGCTTGtgcaatcatagaatcatgtaggttggaaaaggcctttgagatcatcaagtccaactgttaatccaggactgccaagtccatcactaaaccacatccctaagcaccatgtctacatgttttttaaacacccccagggatggtgattctaccacctccctggacagctgttccaatgcttgaccaccctttccgtGAACAgtttttccctaatatccaatctcaacctcccctggtgtacttgaggctgtttcctcttgccctgttgcttgttatctggaagaagagactgaccccacctgcctacagcctcctgtcaggtagttggAGAGAACAATAAcgtctcccctgagcctcctcaAGGTCCCTcctgagcttccttttctccgGAATAAACagcctcagttccctcagctgctcctcacatgCCGGGGTTCTTGCATGCACACAGAatcaaaacagcaacagcaaagctCTGTTTGTCAAGTTGCTCAGCAGAGTGACTGCTCTCCCCAAACAGCACCATACAGATGTTCTGGCTCCCAAAGCTTTAGGAGCCTTATTTAAGAAATGAGTATTGTCTTGGAGCTTGGGGTCTACAGCTGTGTTTGCTTCACACTTTGAGTTGCAATGAGAAtccacaggaaaacacagaattacaaaaaatgTTGTTCTAAGTAGTGTTTTGCAGTGACAGACTAAGCCAGCAGTGAAAAGAGCTTGACAGTCTTCTGAGGGACAGTGTTTGGTCTAAACGATGCTGATTGCAGTAACTGCTGTGGTCAGTCTTACAGTCATGTTCAGTGGGGACCTGTAGCCATGATGTTAGTTTTGGCTTTGGATAATTAACCCATGGAAGTAATTAAACGAACTGTTCTTTCCTTTACCCATGCTAATCTCACAGCTTTCTCAGGCAGGGCACCTGTAAATGTAACTGTGACTTTACTCAAGCACTCAGTGTTGCCTCCCGGGCAGGTGTTACGTTATAAGCTGGTTGCTCTTTACAAGCATTTGTGCTGTCTGCCTTTATACTCAGCTGTCTGGCTGAGGTCTTTATGGTCTCTGAGATGGAGCAGTTCCCCTAATGTAAGTGAGGAGACAGGTTTTTACatactttgctttcttcaaatCTTCATGTGGCTAAAAGCAGGAAACAAGTAAAAAtgaatgagagagaaagaaacatgtttttaagaaaaagggaaggtTGTAATAGCTGTATCTTGCATTGAGAAGAACCTGTTGAGAAGCACCTGTATCTTGTGTTTTGATAAGCACAGCTGTTCTGTACTGGCTCCCTTGCCCGTCTGTGCATGGCACTTTGAACAATCCTCTCCAATAAGAGTTTGAAGATAGTGCGAGTTTTTTATTCTGCACCCATATTTTCCTTGCTGGCTTACTGCACTTTTCAGTTTTATCCAGCATTATGTAtcaaatagacttttttttttttttctcgatttttattaaaatctctACAACACACTGTCTTTGCCAGAAAAATTTTGAATGACTTGTCCTCAGACGCCCCAGGAGTGCCAAGGATTGAAGAAGAAAAGTCTGAAGAGGAAACAGCAGCACCTGCCATCGCCACTGTTACGGTGCCAACTCCCATTTACCAAACCAGCAGTGGGCAGTACAGTATGTAGTCTGAATTTCTCAGTGGTGCTAGTAAGTGGGGATGAGAAGATGAAGAACtattatttctgtaactgtttGGACTAGGACAAAGCAGGAGATGAAAATAAGATTACTTTAATTTGACTGTTTGATAACCATGCCTTTTAAACACATTCTTATTGTAAGTATTTGAAGTGTTCAATTAACATTCCTGGGACTGCTTGCCAGTTAGTGCAGCTAATGCATCCTGAGGCAAAATATAAACTAACCATAATGCTGTTATAAACTTTTTCACTTCAGGAACCAGATGAGGTAAtacagaagtttctttttttcctggcagattATTAATGCTGATTCACAAAATTGTAACCTCATCAATAGAGAAAATATTACAGTCTGCAAATACGTTTTTAGAAAGTCctgaaaaaataagaacttCATCAACCTTATGTAAAATGCGTAATAAATATATGTGtccatgttttctttattcataaGATTTTATAGATGTAGTCCTTTGATTTAAAGGATTGAGTATACAGCAGTAAAGCTAGAATTCACATGCTGtctcacacaaacacacacagtattaaatatacaaaaatgagaaaggacTACTTGTTTACATCTTTCTATTAACATCTCTTGAAAATTTTGTATCTCTGGTTACTACTCGGCCACTTTGCCTAATATCTTACCTAATTTTAGGTAACAAACTGATGTCGTTAACTCTGCTTTCCTGCCATAACTGTAAAATAACTGCTTGTGCAGATACTTGAGATTCTGATGTGTCTGTATATAGGAACACAGTGAAATTCTGTGGAATCACAAATGAGGGGTGATGTCTCAGTTCACCTGGATGGCAGGattgaggaaaggaaaaatatccagCAAAGTAAGACggcttgaaggaaaaaaaaagtgtgataCTGGACCTTTATGAATGAAAACACTGCTAGGAAGGTGCTGAGGAAGTTGTAGAGAAGGGGGGATacaatcagaagaaaaaaaagccaaagcaagaAGAAAGTGAAACACAAGATGGATAGCAATAGCAGCAGAGGAGACTGAAGGGCATAAAGcatggaagaggagaggaatttcagatgagaagaaaaaagaagggactGAGGAAAAGATCTAAACCaaccaagaagaaaatcttaACTAACAAAAAGTATTCCTGGGGGAGGATGGTAGTTCTTCTGTGTGACGCTGTTTTATCAGAGAAACTAAATTGTGTTTTAGGCTGTGGTTTTTGccacccacctgcccccccTGCAATGGGTCTCATGAAAACTTGAAAACTTACTTTGAAAGCATGATTTCTTTAATGTACACTAAAGTCACGTGTCTGATTTGAGGGTGTATAAGGGCTCAAGGGATTTAACTGAGATCAGTATTCTTCCATACCTAGGTTTAATACTGTAAGTTAATGAGTAAATTAGTGTCTAAAATGCTGTCTCCATTTTTTTCGTCTTCAGTTGCTATTACCCAAGGAGGAGCAATACAGTTGTCTAACAACGGCACAGATGGAGTACAAGGTCTCCAGACATTGACTATGACCAACGCAGCTGCAACCCAACCTGGCACCACCATTTTACAATATGCACAGACCACAGATGGACAACAGATACTTGTACCCAGCAATCAAGTTGTTGTACAAGGTGAGAAACATCACAAACAGTCATTCTGTATAACATTTTCTCCGTGCAGATATAAGCTGCAAACCTAACTCCTTCAAATGTGTCAGGAAGCAATTAACAGATTTGGCACAAATAAGTCTCCAAAATGATTAAAGGAAATTCTGGACAAAGCtatttgttgcattttctgAGAGCCTTTCCTTTCAGATTGATAAAACTGTGGGTATTTTGGGCTTACTTCTTAAAACGATATattgatttttggttttcaatgctatatttcctgtattttgtccacatgattttttttattggtatGTTCTGCAAAAGCTGATACTACTTCAGAGTTCTGAGTTCTCCTAGATAGTCATCTGCAACAACAGTAAATTTAAAGCGAAGCATTAAAGTTAGGGAGGAAGGTTGTTTGATTCTTTCAGGACTCTTTATTAGtaatttttccctcctttcaaTTGCAAGTCATAATTTCTCCCTATTGCAGCTTTTGTAACTAGTCACCAAGTACTTAATCATTGAGTCTTAGAACCATAAAGTAATTTAGGGAAGTGCCTTAAGAGATCGTTTGGTCTTAGCCCTCCACTTAGAGCAAGCAGGGCTACTTTGACTAAGtaagttggggggggggtattgtattaaaatacatattttggtTTATCAAAAATGGGAGGGGGggtattaaaaattatgaaaaataacagaaaagtgTACCCCTGCTTTTATGATTGTAAAGCAGGTTATTTGAAAGTTAACCCAGCGAAGAGGTCTCTGGGCATCAGTGAAACTACAGTCGAGAAAAATACTATTGTTGCATTGATCTTCTGGGTTTAGTGTTCTTAAGGATGTGTGATTTCTTTAGGTGGCACTATATTTTCTTATGAGCTCAGGCAAATATAACACACTTCTAGAttacaacaaacaaacaaaagaaaccaagacCTTGTTCATTCTAGAGAAGCAGTGAAGTTGAGTGTCTAGTTTGCGCTGTCTCTCTCTTGTTGGAGTAAATGCTACTTTTCTACACCCTTTTTTCTGTACCAAATACTTAAACATGCAGTTTCTCCTTTTGTAGACCAACATTTGGAGCATAGCTAGAAATAACTGTCTGCCCCATCCTTCGTCTTCTTAAAGCTGCCCAAAAAACAGGGAAGTAAAAAGGAAGATACTAAGGGAGAAAGAAGCATAGCAATACAGCAAGACAAAATCCAGTTATCAAGCGCAAGTGAAGACTCCTTCAACAGGAATGCCCCAAACCTTGCATACGTTAATAAACTAAGACTGAGACAGCAGTGATGACCCAGATGATGGTCATCCCTCCGGTACTGTACCCCAGAGTACATAGTTAGCTAGACGACAAGGTGCTTTTTGCACCACATTTAATGTTGCTGTCATCAGAGTGACATCATGTTCCCCTGTGTCTTTCAGCTGCCTCAGGAGATGTGCAGACCTACCAGATTCGCACGGCCCCTACCAGCACCATTGCACCAGGCGTAGTCATGGCGTCATCCCCAGCACTTCCAACCCAGCCAGCAGAAGAGGCCGCACGGAAGAGGGAAGTGCGTCTAATGAAGAACAGGCATGTATAtttagagaattttttttccagtcagctCTGCATAGGACTAGAGTGTTAAGCACTAAGAATCCTGATCTTTCTTAGTCATGTTATGAAATGCTTCTGGAGAATTTGCCTTTGTTTAAAGATGCAAAGCAAAGAAGCACATCTGCTAATGCCATGTATTGTGACTATGAAACCTTAAGTAAAGGTGTCAGACTCATTCTGTGAGGTGTATGAATTTGTTGCCGTAAGGAGAAAAGTAATTGGTGAGAGACTTGTATGACTGTAGGTATGTTCTTGCAAACACCAAGGtgagttgatttttttcagttaatacATTTGTGTAGTTTCGTTTCCCGGATTCTTTACCTTAGCCTTCTGCATGTATTCTCCTTGCTGCTGGCCCACCTGCGCTCTTTACAAGTGCTTTCTTGATTGtctcacttgttttctttagctGCTTGCCCTTTGGGTTTTATCCTCCAGAGACAGAAAGACTCAAGGAAAGGCCAAATGAGCAGCTACTCCTTTTGAGTTCTTGTGGAGCCAGTAGTGGCAGCAGAGGAACTGAGAGAGGAGGTGGGGGGTAGACTTGACCCTGTAGGATTTAGTGTGTGAGGAGGAACAGCCAAGCCTGCTGAGGTGGGACTTGG
It includes:
- the CREB1 gene encoding cyclic AMP-responsive element-binding protein 1 isoform X2; translation: MPAAHATSSAPTVTLVQLPNGQTVQVHGVIQAAQPSVIQSPQVQTVQISTIAESEDSQESVDSVTDSQKRREILSRRPSYRKILNDLSSDAPGVPRIEEEKSEEETAAPAIATVTVPTPIYQTSSGQYIAITQGGAIQLSNNGTDGVQGLQTLTMTNAAATQPGTTILQYAQTTDGQQILVPSNQVVVQAASGDVQTYQIRTAPTSTIAPGVVMASSPALPTQPAEEAARKREVRLMKNREAARECRRKKKEYVKCLENRVAVLENQNKTLIEELKALKDLYCHKSD